The proteins below are encoded in one region of Belonocnema kinseyi isolate 2016_QV_RU_SX_M_011 chromosome 1, B_treatae_v1, whole genome shotgun sequence:
- the LOC117172374 gene encoding mitotic-spindle organizing protein 1-like has protein sequence MENIYNGERLLPNMPEPVHHQVNAARKTFQTLHQIAKLLNTNLDPATLSICVRLCENGVNPQALATVVKELQKEIKALDSTPDDTGVSKTPSFK, from the coding sequence CGGTGAGCGCCTATTACCCAACATGCCGGAGCCAGTCCATCATCAAGTGAATGCAGCTCGCAAAACATTCCAAACTCTGCATCAAATTGCGAAATTACTTAATACAAATTTGGATCCTGCGACTCTGAGTATCTGCGTGAGATTATGCGAAAATGGAGTTAATCCCCAGGCCCTGGCCACTGTCGTCAAAGAATTACAGAAGGAAATTAAGGCTTTGGATTCCACCCCAGATGATACGGGCGTCAGCAAAACTCCCtcgtttaaatga